A window of the Halanaerobiales bacterium genome harbors these coding sequences:
- a CDS encoding GNAT family N-acetyltransferase, translated as MNKIEENIVFNNSNDKNYQILLNNLLKNIFFDFQFWFDLNLWDDNYESYAYINNDEIVSNISVFKTDLVFNQKKYLALSIGSVATKKEFRGKGYSGILMNHILDEYEGIPMYLSANDSVVDFYPKFGFKRVYEKLPVYKCEVNNNIKPQKINYDSKKVWNYIYNRINYSQKLDCLNTSSINIFHIYLGYLKDYIYEIPELNTMIIAIKKESTLKLVGIFSLENISFFELIDYLPFKNINKIEFGFMPYWSDMNYTMENYKTDPFFVKNIDCDLGDFKFPEVSIT; from the coding sequence ATGAATAAAATAGAAGAGAATATTGTTTTCAATAATAGTAATGATAAAAACTATCAAATCCTTTTAAATAATCTATTAAAGAATATTTTTTTTGATTTTCAGTTTTGGTTTGATTTAAATTTATGGGATGATAATTATGAAAGTTATGCATATATTAATAATGATGAAATTGTATCAAATATTAGTGTTTTTAAGACAGATTTAGTTTTTAATCAAAAAAAATATTTAGCTCTCTCAATAGGATCTGTAGCTACCAAAAAAGAATTCAGAGGGAAGGGTTATTCAGGAATATTGATGAACCATATTTTAGATGAATATGAAGGTATTCCTATGTATTTATCAGCCAATGATAGTGTGGTAGATTTTTATCCAAAATTCGGATTCAAACGTGTTTATGAAAAATTACCAGTATATAAATGTGAAGTTAATAATAATATAAAACCTCAAAAAATTAATTATGATAGTAAAAAGGTATGGAATTATATTTATAATCGAATAAATTATTCACAAAAACTTGATTGTTTAAATACTTCAAGTATAAATATTTTTCATATTTATTTAGGCTATCTTAAAGATTATATTTATGAAATTCCTGAATTAAATACGATGATTATTGCTATAAAAAAGGAATCTACTTTAAAACTTGTAGGTATTTTTTCTCTTGAAAATATAAGTTTTTTTGAGTTAATAGATTATTTGCCATTTAAAAATATAAATAAAATAGAGTTTGGGTTTATGCCCTACTGGTCTGATATGAATTATACTATGGAAAATTATAAAACAGATCCTTTCTTTGTCAAAAACATTGATTGTGATTTAGGTGATTTTAAGTTTCCAGAAGTATCAATAACATAA
- a CDS encoding iron-containing alcohol dehydrogenase, translated as MNTFTIPPEIKFNENSLDHLSSLDGKRAVLVTGGSSMKKYGFLDKAERLLSKANIESKIIDGVEPNPSVKTVQKGKEIMLEFNPDWIIAIGGGSAIDAAKVMWTFYEYPNLNFEEIIEVGSIPKLRNKAKFIAIPSTSGTASEITAFSVITDTEKKIKYPIVSPEIIPDIAIVDPKIPSTMPSHITANTGMDVLAHAIESYVSTNSSDYSNPLALKAIKLVFNYLPKAVEDGDNMKARRKMHNASTMAGMAFSNSSLGIVHSLAHKIGGELHITHGLANAILLPHVIDYNYDSAQDKFREIENQLETDSLTNKINDLNKKVNIPNSFQEIDWLDYTDQDFEDILTRMSENALEDPCTLTNPKEPTVNDMKRLYEKSYYGK; from the coding sequence ATGAATACTTTTACAATTCCACCTGAAATAAAATTTAATGAAAACTCATTAGATCATCTTTCTTCCTTAGATGGAAAAAGGGCTGTCTTGGTAACAGGAGGCAGTTCAATGAAAAAATATGGATTTTTGGATAAAGCTGAAAGACTTCTCTCGAAAGCTAATATAGAAAGTAAAATCATTGATGGAGTAGAACCTAATCCTTCAGTAAAAACTGTCCAAAAAGGTAAAGAAATAATGTTAGAATTTAATCCGGACTGGATTATTGCCATTGGAGGTGGTTCTGCTATAGATGCTGCTAAAGTGATGTGGACATTTTATGAATATCCAAATCTAAACTTTGAAGAAATTATTGAAGTAGGATCAATACCAAAATTAAGAAATAAAGCGAAATTTATAGCTATTCCTTCTACAAGTGGTACTGCTTCTGAAATTACAGCTTTTTCTGTGATTACCGATACAGAGAAAAAAATTAAATATCCAATTGTTTCTCCAGAAATTATACCGGATATTGCAATTGTAGATCCTAAAATACCTTCTACTATGCCTTCACATATAACAGCTAATACAGGAATGGATGTTCTTGCTCATGCAATTGAATCTTATGTATCCACTAATTCCAGTGATTATAGTAATCCTCTTGCTCTAAAAGCTATAAAATTAGTTTTCAATTATCTGCCTAAAGCTGTAGAAGATGGTGATAATATGAAAGCTAGAAGAAAAATGCATAATGCTTCAACAATGGCAGGAATGGCTTTTTCCAACTCTTCTCTTGGAATAGTTCACAGTCTGGCCCATAAAATCGGTGGTGAATTACACATAACTCATGGTCTGGCAAATGCAATTCTTTTACCGCATGTTATTGATTATAATTATGATTCAGCTCAGGATAAATTTAGAGAAATTGAAAATCAACTTGAAACTGATAGTTTAACTAATAAAATAAATGATTTAAATAAAAAAGTTAATATTCCTAACTCTTTTCAAGAAATTGATTGGCTGGATTATACAGATCAAGATTTTGAAGATATACTAACTAGAATGTCAGAAAATGCTCTGGAAGATCCCTGTACTCTTACAAATCCAAAAGAACCTACAGTTAATGACATGAAAAGATTATATGAAAAATCATATTATGGTAAATAA